Sequence from the Methanosarcina siciliae T4/M genome:
TACATAAAGTACAGCCTTGATCTGTCTCTCGTTTATTCCGAGTCCTCTGAGATATTCTTCATTGAAAATCCCTTTCCTGAAAATTACCCTGAAACCCTGAGACTCTTCAAAAACCGGCTCAGGAAGCCCTGCTTCTCTACAGTAATTTTGAATTTTCTCGATTCCGCTGCCCCACTGCTCGATTATCTTCGTATCGAAGAAAACTTCTGCTGTCCCCTTGTTCCTCAATTTCGAAGCGTGAGGCTGTCAAATTCATCACATGGCTTGTGATGAATTAGCTGGTTTTCATCCAATGCACCTTTTCCAGTATTTTGATCTGGTTTCATTCTGCGTCTTCAAGTGCTTCTTTATCTAAAAGTGCCTTCCCTTTAGTCGTCAGGCGGTATTTCTGCCTGTTGCTTGTGGGTTTTTCCGGAATCGTCATTTCAATTAATTCTGCATTGAGGGCAGGGTGGAGATAATTATCTCTGAATGTAGGTCGATGCTTAATATTCAAAGTACTGCGGAGGTCAGAGGGGGATTTTTCTCCGTCTTTAAGTGCCAATAACAATCTTTGAACTTGGTCATATGACTGGGTCGGTAACTGGGTCGATGACTGGATCGGTGACTGGGTCGGTGACTGAGTCGGTAACCGGACACTGACTTCGACCTTACCTGAATAGCTTTCTTTGGGTAGTACAATGGATTCTTTCAGATGGACAATGAACCTTACCCGCATTCCCACTTCAATTATCTCCGGTTCAGGAAGACCGAGAGCCTCTGCTTCTTTGAACATACGGCTAACCCCGCTGCCCCATTGCTCTATCAGGCTCAGTTCCCGGAAAACGCGAGCTATTACATGGTTTCGTATCTTTGATACGCCCTGCAGCATGTCCTCAACCGTCATTCCCGGAAGCAGGATTCCAGGGTTCTCTATTTCGATGCGGTCATCAAAAAAAGCAATCCTGATAGGAGCTCCCCTTTGTGAATAATCCGCGTGAACAACGGCATTGACCACGGCTTCCCGCAGGATTGTCAGGGGAATGCTCCAGATATCTTTGCGCCTGAGTTCGGAAAAATCCGCTCCTCGCATGGCATGCTTTTTGAGAAATTCCATTACCCTTTCAACTGCTATTGGCAGATGCTCATGGATTTCAATATGATCGAAAATATCCGCCTTGTCCTTTCCTATAAACCGCCCGCATTGGATCCATGCATCGGGAAAGATCAGCTCCCTATCCTTGCCGAACAGCAGCATCCCGCCCACAGTAGGGACAAGGTGTCCCTGGTGTTTGGTTACTAGGCGCAGGGACTCCAGGTCCTTTT
This genomic interval carries:
- a CDS encoding AlbA family DNA-binding domain-containing protein, encoding MTHSIAQLLSRPEGKTLEFKQDLSSPRNILKTLVAFANTAGGRLFIGVEDDSREVLGVENPLDEEERVCSLIADNIEPRLVPNVELISFEDKTFLGVEVYPSGSRPHWLKKEGPDNGVYVRLGSTNRKADRELIAELKRTAEGKSFDEQVLPDRTVDDLDFDAAAACFERKRKLAEKDLESLRLVTKHQGHLVPTVGGMLLFGKDRELIFPDAWIQCGRFIGKDKADIFDHIEIHEHLPIAVERVMEFLKKHAMRGADFSELRRKDIWSIPLTILREAVVNAVVHADYSQRGAPIRIAFFDDRIEIENPGILLPGMTVEDMLQGVSKIRNHVIARVFRELSLIEQWGSGVSRMFKEAEALGLPEPEIIEVGMRVRFIVHLKESIVLPKESYSGKVEVSVRLPTQSPTQSPIQSSTQLPTQSYDQVQRLLLALKDGEKSPSDLRSTLNIKHRPTFRDNYLHPALNAELIEMTIPEKPTSNRQKYRLTTKGKALLDKEALEDAE